The nucleotide window atgaaataaaattaatatcctaTAATTAgatatatcattaaatataaaaatattaagatgattgTCATAAATTatgattctgatttttttttaatgaaaaatagttgtaatttagatgtgtttattgttttttatggaaaaatttATCTTCGTTCTcaataaattaatacttttctaatttttcattgaaaaaaactagaaaattaagaaaaggaaaactgaaattaaaaaaaaaaacaattttttattttgttgtcagTGAAGAGACACTGAACTTCGTTAATTTTTGCACCCTTTTAATTGGTTTTAGATTAATCATCAACAGAAGTTGCCGGTTCTTGGAAATTAGTTGGGAATTTTCGAAAGAAGCAGTACACAACCCCAAGGCGATGATGAAATTTAACTACATACCTGGAGCTGTGTAGCCGTAGGTGCCAGCAAATAATGTCCAATTCGATGAGTCAGGCATTAAGAGCCTAGCCGAGCCAAAGTCAGAGACATGAGCCTCATATTCCGAATCCAAGAGAACATTGTTGCTTGAAATGTCTCGATGAATTATCGGAGGTGAGCAATCATGGTGCATGTAGGATAAAGCATTGGCCACCCCTTTGACAAGATTTAGCCTTTTAACCCAATCCATCTCTTCTGCTTGTTCCTCGTTCTTCAGTACATTCCTTAAGCTTCCCCTTTCCACAAATTCATATACCAAGAATGAGTGTTTGGCATGTGAGCAGAAACCATACAGCTTGACAATGTTTCGATGCCGTATGCCCATTAAGACATCAATCTCGCTTCTGAAAGCTCTCAAGCTGATCTTCTCAACTTCTGGTGTCTGGTGAAATTTCTTCACAGCAAGCACTTGTTCTGTTGGAAGCACAGCTTTGTAAACTACTCCGTACCCTCCTTCACCAATGCAATGTTTGGAGTTGAATCCCTCTGTAGCCTCTATGATGTTCTCATACTTCAGTTCCCATTCAGGGCTCCATTTTGCGATAACATTTTTGCTCTGTGCTTCATATAACCTTTTCCTCTTTGTGCCTTGGCAAACAATAAAGAAACATCCAACGAGGACCAACAAACTGCCCAGCAGAGGAAGTACAATCAGAAGGACAACTTTGTTGCCCTTTTTATGCACAGTTCTGTTTTTTATGAGAACATCACAAGCCTCCAAACCAGTAGCATTGCCACAGAGGTTGGTGTTGTTGCGAATTGCTTCAAATGATGCCTCACGAAAAGCTTTGATATCTGGAAGGGGACCCTCTAACTTGTTATAGGACACATCCACATCTGTGAGGCCTTGCAATCTAATAAAACTGGTTGGAATGAAACCAGACAGCATGTTATGGGAGAGTTTCAATACCTCTAGCATCAGCAGGTGTCCAAGCTCCGGTGCTATGCCTCCTGTCAGGGAATTCCAACTGAGATCAAGACTATGAAGAGACTGTAAAAGCCCCATCTCAGCAGGAATACTGCCTGTGAATCTATTCTTGCTCACATTCAAGAATATCAGTTCTGAGCACTTGCCAAGCTGTTTGAGAATTATTGCACTAAAATTGTTTGCAGCCAGGCCAAGCTTTTGAAGACTAGATAACGCTGTGACATCAAAAGGTATATCACCTGAAAGTTGGTTATCATTGAGTGTAAGTTCAATCAGCTTCAACTTTCCCAATTCCTTAGGAATTCTCCCAACTATTTGATTTGATGAGAGATCAAGAGCTTGAAGATGAGTTGTCTTTCCAAGCTCAACTGGAATTTCACCAGAGATTCTGTTACCAGAGATTCTCAAGGCTGTCAGATTGCGAAACTGCTGCCATTTCCATGAAAGTTCCCCGTACAATTCATTATCACTCAAATCTATATAGTTCAGATGGGTGTATGTGCCAAAAGCTTCAGATATGTTGTCACTAAGTTGGTTGTTATAAAGAAAAAGTCTTATCAGGCTAGAGcaatttttcaaggtttttgGGATAGCTCCAGTGAAATGATTATCAGCCGCAGAGAAATTTTGAAGTAACCCACCAAGGCACACATCTTGCGGTAGATGTCCACTAAATCTATTAGAATATATCTGTAACGAAATTAAATGTGTAAGATTGTTCAATTCTAGAGGAATGgggccaaaaaaaaagttttcctGAAGATGAAGCTTAGATAAGCTTCTTAAATTTCCTAAAGATGGAGGAATTCTACCTGTTAGATTATTAGATGCCAAGTTTGTAGCGATAAAAGATGATGTCAAGTTTCCCATAGAAGCTGGTATTGTGCCAGTGAGATGATTTCCATGCAAATTAATGTCAAAGAGAAATCTCAGGTTTCCTACTTCGGCAGGGATGGAACCGGACAGTTCATTATTGTATAGGAAAATATATTGCAGGTTGCTCATGTTTCCTATAGAAGCTGGTATTATGCCACTGAGACTATTATTAGGCAACATAAGGTGAATGAGAGATCTGAGGTTTCCTACTTCCACAGGAATGGGACCAGAGAATCTGTTCctgtcaaaataaatatattccaaGTTGCTCAAGTTTCCTATAGACGCAGGGATGGGGCCATTCATGGAGTTGGAAAGAAGCGAAAATTTTGTGAGGCTTTTCAGTGAGCTAATTTCAGATGGAATATTTCCGGTTATTTTGTTGTATGACAAATCAAGGATAGTGATCTTGGAAAGATTACTAATATGTGAAGGAATGGTCCCGTAGAGTGAGTTTTCGCTAAGGTCGAGCTTGACCAGATTGGGAAAGGATGAGAATCTGAGATTATGAATTGTACCTGACAAACTAGAACCTGGAAGACTTAAGTTGGTGACGCTGCCAGACTTGTCGCAGCTGATTCCAAACCAGTTGCAAGGGCTGTCTCCAGCCCACGAAGACAGGAAAGATTGGCTTTGGTTGTCGAGGTTGGCTTTCCATTCTAGAAGAGCCTCCGCTTCCTTCAATCCTTCACCTTTAGCAGGAGAAGTGATGGAGGCAGCATAACAAAGCAATAAAGGTGTGAGAAAGAGCAAGATTTTGGGAGCCATATGGCCTTGGTGGTATTTCTAACAAgaatgaatataaattaaaaaacacttgcgCTTAAGCTGCATTTATAGGACTGCGCGGTTACAGTAGGACAGGAAATTTCCATCAATTCTAGCGGTAAGAAAACTCCTATCATAGTTATCATATCCGTACCGGTCTAACCCGGTTCAAAATTCAAGTTgtaaatttttcatattaattctaaaataatattattaagatttttttaaatgcaattatattattttagataaaataatatatatttttaaagttgatcTAATTAAATCAATCAGGTCTATCaaatttaactaaattaatttttaaaataatctaaaataaaatttaattcaagttaagttcaatcaataaattatcaaatcgaTCTGCCAAGCAAAAGCCAGGTTTAATGTCTGTGATTACTACTGTTACACATTTAGGAGAGTAGAATTTTCAATTTCCCTTGAGGTCTTTCTCAATTAAAACAAACTGTTGAATATTCAGCTTCCTTGGACAGTGGTCAGCCAGCCATTCTTGACTGGagtttacttttctttctttttttcccctcttatCTTAAAagtccatttttttttggtattttaataagCGAGAGTTGGCAGGTGAAGTCAAAGGGTATTTTGTGAATGTTAGTTGCTAGTTCAGTACTGTCATGGATCAAAGGCAGAAAATAGACTGCACTGACCCCTTCTTCttccgggtttttttttttttttgtaattttataattattatttgatttacaTTTTGAGTGCAGCTCTGCCTTGTTCCTCTAGATTATGTCCAAGATTATCAAGTTTAAATAGAAATGTCACCATCTTGTGGtactaaatatttgttttaacaaGCTAATTATTTGAGTTATATAATAGTCATTGCAATCTaaccatttaataattttaacacTCTTGAGCACGTTATTAAATACActaaacatttataaaattatttctccTTCAGTATGATCCATACATTCAGTTGTTAAGCATCCACTTGGGTATATAAAGTAACATCTTTGTGTATATACTCTCGGCTTTCTACAAATCGCCccctttataatttattttattttctctacaGTAGATTTTGTTTCCTCCAGCTAGTTTTGTTATAAGCTATACAAATCAGGATATTTaacaaatgattaaaaaaattaaattttaaatatctaaGAATTTGACTTGagattattaaaaacaaaaatgtaggCACTTCAGCAAAgattttataatctattttgatttataatattCACTTACTGTACATTCAAAAACCCTCCAATAAGAAAAAGGGAAAGGTGTAAACTTTACCCAATAattatatttcttcaatttctttagtTTATTAGATTATTCTAGGTATTTGaactttaaaacaaatttacacAAGTTATAACCATGGCCATTGTTTAACATCCACAGCACCACAACAGAGAGCCTCGTTGCTATCACAATCGCATCCACATCCCTGAACAAAATGCTGTCTAAAACCCTAAGCAATATCGAGTCTCGGTAAATAGAAACAAAGACATTGGATTTAGATAACTTTTTTTCCAAGAGAAATGGAGCTCAAATATCTTGAAATGCTGATCAACAGACTGAGAAATTGTTAGGCTTCAGCCTCAACAAGTTAATACTAGAAaggaataagagaaaagaagaattagaacaagaagactaagaagaagaagaagaggagttgATACAGAAATTGTTACTTCATTCATTCTCCCTCCCACTAATCCCAAACAGTCTTATTTATATCTTGAAGATAACTGACTTGCCTCTAAGAAATCAAACTAACCACGTTGAACTCTCACAGAAGacattaatttatatgattagGGGCAGTACGGCTAcgaagaagataaaaacaaagaatttatgACATTTACATAATGCCAACCTTGTCTGCTagattaacaattatatataactGATGATTGATGAGATGCTCATAATTTATCAACCCTCATGACCCTGCAATTGTTTACCGTTTTCTACTTGTACATTAACGGCCCAGATCTTGACACGGCAAACCGCGGTAGTGGACTCGGACCTGTGCTCCCTGAAGTTGAGCCTTCAACAAATTTAACTTTTCTGCTTGAACTATAATCCAAAGGCCCGGAGCGGCGAACATTTCGATGTTTACCATCTGTGCCGCGCAGGCTTCCACTATCCATATCATAAAGGTGTTCCTGGCTATGGGATGATGATCCCTTAAAAAAACCTGATTCGTTGCCGCTATGCTGTGGAGTTGAGTCCCCACGAGGATGCTTTGCTGCAGGAGAGGCGTGAGATAGTGATATGGCAGGTGAATGGTGGGGTGAGACACTTAGTAGTGCCAGAGGCATGGATGGAGATTTCATGTAGTACTGGCTATAAACTGAACGGAGAATTGCGTAAGGAACATAGGCTTCTAGGGAGCTTCTTGGAAGGTAAGGTGAGATCTCACAAAGTTGGTCCAAGAAAATCAGCTTTGCAACAAGATGAGATCTGCACAGAAAGCAGAGAAGAGATTCAGATACGAGAATGATGAGAGAGAAAACAGAGAGGTCAAAAAGATATTTAACTTGATGTGAGCTGAAAGAATAAATGGTGCCACCACATATTTAACTTAATGTAAGTTTTTAAGAAATGCTTGTGGTTATGTTGAAATGGACTTCAAATGATTAACATGATTGTACGCAAACAAAAGTCGTGCAAACATGTAACTTGTATGCGTGTATGTTTATCAATGTGAGGGTACACATAACAGGCATTGCACATTTACCTATTAGCTTCACTCCAAGAATCTAACACAATACCAGAAGCAAATTTGACAAAAAGTTGCATTGCAGACTTTATACTTGCTTCAGCAGACAAACGGCTATGTATTTCAGGATCCAAAGCCTCACCAAGATGACCATTAGAGAGAGACTGTCTCTGCTGATGTTCACGTTCCAATCTCACTAACTCACTTCCTGCAATCACAGCACTCATGCACCTGCCAAGAATATTCAATTgtagaagaaaaggaatattaataataatggatGGATGAAACCATTTCATTTACTAagagttttaaaaacaaatggcaTATGCATGACCCTAATAAATTTGCAGTAAATATGGTTGCTCATCAGGTGAAACAAAAAGAAGGCAATAGCTGTTGACTTGTGTTCAAACTGAAAACCAAATTAATGTGTACAGACATCGATGATGCTCCCTCATGTAGCAAATATTATACCAAGATTAGTGGCATATGCAGTAGACCATTGGTTACAGTttcagaatttaaaaataaaatagataaatggCAGGTGGCCAGTAACCCAATCAAAAGTAATTTGAATAGAAATGCTCGTTACGGGCCCCTGACCCTGACGGCAGATCATTAGCTCATATGCACTACATGTTCAAAAAGCATTGAAGTTCTTATGTTCAGAAGAATATCCAATTGAAGTCAACCCAACATTTTAACAACATGGTGGAACAAGGAAAACCAACCTTGCCAGACAATGGATATTATTGTTGAAGCCCCCAGTGTCAACATTGAAGCCAGTAGTATTCCATATATTTGATGTCATGAAGGTGGCAAATAAATAAGGCAACAATGTCCAAGAACCATCATTTGCACCCCCAACATCTTCCAAAATTGATCTGATCCATTCAGAATCATGATCTCCAACTATATTAACACTGTTTGCCACCCCTCTTATTCTTCTGATGTCCTTCTTTTCAGGTATTTCTTCAGGTATATGCTTAACCACCCCAGAAAGTAATGAATATATCAATGGTGCACCTTCATCAAGCACGACCCCAGCAGCTTCAGCAAGAAGCTGATCAAAAGCAAGTGCTTGTCCTCCCTCAACACAAAATCCAATCACTGTGTCCAAGTCCACCATCTGCCTCGAGCATGCCTCTCTTTCTATTCTGTCACCAGAATGCATGCTGCCTGCAACAGCCTCTAACACTTCACGGTTTGACCGTAATGATGTGTCAATGCAATTCAATAGGGCTGCTGTGTGCTCTTTCATCATTCTGTCTAGCCTGTCAACTCCATAGCCACCAAATACACGAACAAAGGCTTGTAGTTCTCTGAGATCAGTGACTGATTCCGCAAAATATCCACCGACAGGCCTTGTGCTTTTAAAGCATTTGTGGATTGGTGTAAAAAGGATCCCAGCACCTGATACATCTTTGACAATGTTATCTATATACCAGTTGCAGACAACTTCAGTGGCTGACCCAGTAAGCTGCTCTGCTGGTTTTTCAAACAATTGCAGAGAAGACACAGGTCCTGAGAAGGCCTCAGTTAGTAGAACTTCTCGAATTCCATGAGTAAGGTCCATGCTGATGTGTTGCTCTGCTAGATGGACAATGCTCAGGTGCCTGTGAATCAAGGACTCTAGGACAGAAGGCCGTTGAAGATCATTGTCAGTTTTTAACACTGAAAGCAATCTCCTCCTGAAGTTGCCAAGTATGCCCTCTCTCATGTACTGCACAGAAGACTACACTGTTATAGCTGAATCCcaacaatttgatattttctgaGTCGACACGCATTTAGACCATGCTATTGCACAGAGACAGCTTATGTATTAAAAGGAAGTGAAACCAACCCCTTCCAGTTCTACATAGCTCAAATAgagaattatattaattaaaatttagctCAAAGGGGTATTCCCAAAACTTAATAGTTTTTCCTGGCTTGATACATCTCTTCCCAATTTAGTAAATTTATActtaaaagaatcaaaattaagaacaaatcaaacacaacaAAAGTGTCCTATACTGAACccgaaaaaataaacataaactcAGCATGCCTCACCTCCCTCAGAACAAagacatggtttagaacacatatAGGCTCCATATCATTCAGAACTGAACACAAGTTGGTCAACCTTTGCATCGCAGCTTCCAACCTGCCATCAGCACATGCTCAAGAATCAAGACATGCTGTATCATTGCAGattatccaagaaaaacagcacaTATTATAATGCCATACATTTTTATAGCACTATTGTTTTCAGGATAACTCTCATGGCCGGGCAATGGAAAACTAACTGCTCCCCTGGGAGATTTTGATGTAGGAATTGAAACTCTGGATGtgttattcaaataaaaagctGCCTGCTCTGGAAGAAGCTGAGATTTCCGAAAACAACAGTTTGTTAAACATTGGTAGACTTGAATATTTCCTTATTTGATATAGTAAATTAcaagtttgaaataaaaaacctgAGTCTCTAAGGCACCAAATCCTCCTTCAGAATCAAGAATATTGATCAATCCCTCCAATCCTCCCATGATAGATTCAATAAGAGACTCAACATATAGGACTGCATCACGCCCAATTTTAGTTACCTGTTTACAGTAAAGTATAAAGTAAATTTCATGaagtttccatttttttctgaTGAGAGGAAATGTGCGGCATGCATGATGGAGAGCAAGGTTGGGGCAAAAGCAGTAGTTGGGAGTCGTCCTCTTTATAAAGCATGCAATCATGCCCTCAATAAGTATGGTTCAATGCTGAGTGTTATGgattaaatgaaacaaaatcaaGTCATTCCCATTTCAATTTCTCTTagcaaaaaaattatcatttacaGCCCCTctcccaaaccaaaaaaagcaaGTTAATGGATCACCTCTTCCGGAACAATTGGAGAAGCACACTCTGGAAAGCTACTAGCAACACCAAGCCATGCACAGCAATGTTGAGGACGCCCTTCTGGTCCAAACATGGTATTCCGAAAGACCTACCATGGGCAAAGATGTTTTGTTAGTTAAAGCAGGAGcccataagaaaaaagaaagccaaAGAGGATAATAGTGGAAACAAAAAGCAACTAAGTGGGCCGCCTAAAAGTCCTATGTCCTATCTTCGGGGAGCCTATCCAGTCTGGCAATTCCCAGTTGAGTATTTTGAAGAGCCAGCCTTCACTTGAAATTAACCTGCAACACTAACAGAACTAGGTTCCTTATGGTGCTTTACTGTTCACAGTAAAGcaccttaatatatttttttaattgttttatcacAAATCCAAGTCCCAACTTAGTCACGTGACAAGCACGAGATCACGGGTTCGAGCGTTGGGGGACACACTGACAGAAGActtgtctaaaaaaataaaacagggaCAGGCGCGCATGTCTAGCCTGCTGAGCAGGCGTGGCCCAAGTGCTgggccttttattttatttttcttttgccttttttctttggtttttttttccggacattccataaaaaaattaatagatttaCTTACTCTTCAATTTTGACGTgcttcttaaataatattataaatttttatttgaattaaaaaaaatcaattattatgtgtttgatatgaaaataataatattaacaataaataatttatgataattcaattgaaatcggttgtttattattaaaatgctTACATAGATTTGgaacatgattttattacatttatgattttttaagctTTCAGTCACACAAAACATAGACatactattttgatatttttaaaaaacttgctttaacagtaataattttttttaaaaatagaaacaatgctttcaattaaaaatattgtgttGGCTAAGATAAACAAGAGATACATTGATaggaaaatttatatttataaaaacatattcaaaaCAGATATGTTTTCAGGTTTAATGACATTGCCAAAGAATTTCCTGAgacctaaaaattatttttaggtttaaaaaaatttaggtctCACTGCAACATAACATGGGCATACAAACTAGTTCTAAACTAAAATAGGTAGGAGCTTACTGCTGTAAGATGCTGGTGATAGAAATACAGCTTCTTTAGACTTCCATGCTTTGATAATTGAGATTCTAGTTCATCAACACATCTGCAATTGAAAGTGATTCATATATGTTATCTGTATATTTCAACAATATTCCATATGAACAAGGTAACCACCTGAATACAGTACAATAGAGCATGAAACATAGATGCTTTCTGGCGAAAAGAGAGAACCTATGCCTGTAGGCTTTCATAAAAACCTCAGAATTATGATTTCACCATACTATTTTCACATTTTTCTAAGCAGCCATCCTCTAACATTAATTATTGGTCTAGCACATGTTTCAAAGTTTAAAATGAAAACCAGACAGCATTAACTGGTATAATGTGCCATGCTTCCATACCCAGGAAGAGCATTTAACATTTTAGCCCAAAgtttaagctacttgatgcaaAGGTCACTGCATAAATCCACACCAAACACGAACATGATCAAAGTGGATTTCTATGCCACCACAAAAAATTTCACTCTCACAAACTGGTACATCTGGGAGTCATGGAGCACTATGCTAGAAACGAACTGTAATGAGAATAACTGTTTGTTTTAAGCTTTTCGAAATATTCCTTGAGCGCACATAagtaatttttcaaattctatTACACTTACTCcaagtaatttcaataaaataaacaatacgcTCCTCATCTCGACTTTAAGGGCTTTTGCTTGAATCTGAATGAGATCAATTCACCATCAAATAATTCAGTTGATTTTTTAACTTCACAgatataattttcataattatagTTTCTATAGTGTTAGATAATTGTATCACTCAAATCATAGTGTCGATCCCAAACTAATCACATTAGACCATGTGGATTGATTTCCTGAAGTTAGTCCAGTCATAGGCTAACTTTTCTGCAACCTAACA belongs to Populus nigra chromosome 18, ddPopNigr1.1, whole genome shotgun sequence and includes:
- the LOC133678797 gene encoding protein NAP1 isoform X1, whose amino-acid sequence is MAKSRQHYSTHDAALSPTGVRSREWEGPSRWTEYLGPDLSSPMASRLSRNKVGSDGQVQSSGGGSHKGLNLQWVVQLTEVAEGLMAKMYRLNQILDFPDPVGHLFSESFWKAGVFPNYPRICLLLSKKFPEHFSKLQLERVDKVALDALNDGAEVHLQSLEPWVQLLLDLMAFREQALRLILDLSSTVITLLPHQNSLILHAFMDLFCSFVRVNLLSEKIPRKMMLQMYNLLHAMSRNDRDCDFYHRLVQFIDSYDPPLKGLQEDLNFVSPRIGEVLEAVGPIVFLSTDTRKLRNEEIILVFAFGLIAQVFWSLTFIIYLQVLEAVGPIIFLSTDTRKLRNEGFLSPYHPRYPDILTNSAHPMRAQDLANVTSYREWVLLGYLVCPNELLRVTSIDIALVVLKENLILAVFRDEYVLLHEDYQLYVLPQILESKKMAKSGRTKQKEADLEYSVAKQVEKMISEVHEQALLSCDAIHHERRILLKQEIGRMVLFFTDQPSLLAPNIQMVFSALALAQSEVIWYFQHVGIASSKSKASRAVPVDIDPNDPTIGFLLDGMDHLCCLVRKYIAAIRGYALSYLSSCAGRIRFLLGTPGMVALDLDASLKGLFQQIVKHLENIPKLQGENISAITCDLSQEFRKDWLSILMIVTSSRSSINIRHLEKATVSTGKEGLLSEGNAAYNWSRCVDELESQLSKHGSLKKLYFYHQHLTAVFRNTMFGPEGRPQHCCAWLGVASSFPECASPIVPEEVTKIGRDAVLYVESLIESIMGGLEGLINILDSEGGFGALETQLLPEQAAFYLNNTSRVSIPTSKSPRGAVSFPLPGHESYPENNSAIKMLEAAMQRLTNLCSVLNDMEPICVLNHVFVLREYMREGILGNFRRRLLSVLKTDNDLQRPSVLESLIHRHLSIVHLAEQHISMDLTHGIREVLLTEAFSGPVSSLQLFEKPAEQLTGSATEVVCNWYIDNIVKDVSGAGILFTPIHKCFKSTRPVGGYFAESVTDLRELQAFVRVFGGYGVDRLDRMMKEHTAALLNCIDTSLRSNREVLEAVAGSMHSGDRIEREACSRQMVDLDTVIGFCVEGGQALAFDQLLAEAAGVVLDEGAPLIYSLLSGVVKHIPEEIPEKKDIRRIRGVANSVNIVGDHDSEWIRSILEDVGGANDGSWTLLPYLFATFMTSNIWNTTGFNVDTGGFNNNIHCLARCMSAVIAGSELVRLEREHQQRQSLSNGHLGEALDPEIHSRLSAEASIKSAMQLFVKFASGIVLDSWSEANRSHLVAKLIFLDQLCEISPYLPRSSLEAYVPYAILRSVYSQYYMKSPSMPLALLSVSPHHSPAISLSHASPAAKHPRGDSTPQHSGNESGFFKGSSSHSQEHLYDMDSGSLRGTDGKHRNVRRSGPLDYSSSRKVKFVEGSTSGSTGPSPLPRFAVSRSGPLMYK
- the LOC133678797 gene encoding protein NAP1 isoform X4, producing MAKSRQHYSTHDAALSPTGVRSREWEGPSRWTEYLGPDLSSPMASRLSRNKVGSDGQVQSSGGGSHKGLNLQWVVQLTEVAEGLMAKMYRLNQILDFPDPVGHLFSESFWKAGVFPNYPRICLLLSKKFPEHFSKLQLERVDKVALDALNDGAEVHLQSLEPWVQLLLDLMAFREQALRLILDLSSTVITLLPHQNSLILHAFMDLFCSFVRVNLLSEKIPRKMMLQMYNLLHAMSRNDRDCDFYHRLVQFIDSYDPPLKGLQEDLNFVSPRIGEVLEAVGPIIFLSTDTRKLRNEGFLSPYHPRYPDILTNSAHPMRAQDLANVTSYREWVLLGYLVCPNELLRVTSIDIALVVLKENLILAVFRDEYVLLHEDYQLYVLPQILESKKMAKSGRTKQKEADLEYSVAKQVEKMISEVHEQALLSCDAIHHERRILLKQEIGRMVLFFTDQPSLLAPNIQMVFSALALAQSEVIWYFQHVGIASSKSKASRAVPVDIDPNDPTIGFLLDGMDHLCCLVRKYIAAIRGYALSYLSSCAGRIRFLLGTPGMVALDLDASLKGLFQQIVKHLENIPKLQGENISAITCDLSEFRKDWLSILMIVTSSRSSINIRHLEKATVSTGKEGLLSEGNAAYNWSRCVDELESQLSKHGSLKKLYFYHQHLTAVFRNTMFGPEGRPQHCCAWLGVASSFPECASPIVPEEVTKIGRDAVLYVESLIESIMGGLEGLINILDSEGGFGALETQLLPEQAAFYLNNTSRVSIPTSKSPRGAVSFPLPGHESYPENNSAIKMLEAAMQRLTNLCSVLNDMEPICVLNHVFVLREYMREGILGNFRRRLLSVLKTDNDLQRPSVLESLIHRHLSIVHLAEQHISMDLTHGIREVLLTEAFSGPVSSLQLFEKPAEQLTGSATEVVCNWYIDNIVKDVSGAGILFTPIHKCFKSTRPVGGYFAESVTDLRELQAFVRVFGGYGVDRLDRMMKEHTAALLNCIDTSLRSNREVLEAVAGSMHSGDRIEREACSRQMVDLDTVIGFCVEGGQALAFDQLLAEAAGVVLDEGAPLIYSLLSGVVKHIPEEIPEKKDIRRIRGVANSVNIVGDHDSEWIRSILEDVGGANDGSWTLLPYLFATFMTSNIWNTTGFNVDTGGFNNNIHCLARCMSAVIAGSELVRLEREHQQRQSLSNGHLGEALDPEIHSRLSAEASIKSAMQLFVKFASGIVLDSWSEANRSHLVAKLIFLDQLCEISPYLPRSSLEAYVPYAILRSVYSQYYMKSPSMPLALLSVSPHHSPAISLSHASPAAKHPRGDSTPQHSGNESGFFKGSSSHSQEHLYDMDSGSLRGTDGKHRNVRRSGPLDYSSSRKVKFVEGSTSGSTGPSPLPRFAVSRSGPLMYK
- the LOC133678797 gene encoding protein NAP1 isoform X3, which gives rise to MAKSRQHYSTHDAALSPTGVRSREWEGPSRWTEYLGPDLSSPMASRLSRNKVGSDGQVQSSGGGSHKGLNLQWVVQLTEVAEGLMAKMYRLNQILDFPDPVGHLFSESFWKAGVFPNYPRICLLLSKKFPEHFSKLQLERVDKVALDALNDGAEVHLQSLEPWVQLLLDLMAFREQALRLILDLSSTVITLLPHQNSLILHAFMDLFCSFVRVNLLSEKIPRKMMLQMYNLLHAMSRNDRDCDFYHRLVQFIDSYDPPLKGLQEDLNFVSPRIGEVLEAVGPIIFLSTDTRKLRNEGFLSPYHPRYPDILTNSAHPMRAQDLANVTSYREWVLLGYLVCPNELLRVTSIDIALVVLKENLILAVFRDEVSSTVNCPDGVLWLQWLIFIKILNMQYVLLHEDYQLYVLPQILESKKMAKSGRTKQKEADLEYSVAKQVEKMISEVHEQALLSCDAIHHERRILLKQEIGRMVLFFTDQPSLLAPNIQMVFSALALAQSEVIWYFQHVGIASSKSKASRAVPVDIDPNDPTIGFLLDGMDHLCCLVRKYIAAIRGYALSYLSSCAGRIRFLLGTPGMVALDLDASLKGLFQQIVKHLENIPKLQGENISAITCDLSEFRKDWLSILMIVTSSRSSINIRHLEKATVSTGKEGLLSEGNAAYNWSRCVDELESQLSKHGSLKKLYFYHQHLTAVFRNTMFGPEGRPQHCCAWLGVASSFPECASPIVPEEVTKIGRDAVLYVESLIESIMGGLEGLINILDSEGGFGALETQLLPEQAAFYLNNTSRVSIPTSKSPRGAVSFPLPGHESYPENNSAIKMLEAAMQRLTNLCSVLNDMEPICVLNHVFVLREYMREGILGNFRRRLLSVLKTDNDLQRPSVLESLIHRHLSIVHLAEQHISMDLTHGIREVLLTEAFSGPVSSLQLFEKPAEQLTGSATEVVCNWYIDNIVKDVSGAGILFTPIHKCFKSTRPVGGYFAESVTDLRELQAFVRVFGGYGVDRLDRMMKEHTAALLNCIDTSLRSNREVLEAVAGSMHSGDRIEREACSRQMVDLDTVIGFCVEGGQALAFDQLLAEAAGVVLDEGAPLIYSLLSGVVKHIPEEIPEKKDIRRIRGVANSVNIVGDHDSEWIRSILEDVGGANDGSWTLLPYLFATFMTSNIWNTTGFNVDTGGFNNNIHCLARCMSAVIAGSELVRLEREHQQRQSLSNGHLGEALDPEIHSRLSAEASIKSAMQLFVKFASGIVLDSWSEANRSHLVAKLIFLDQLCEISPYLPRSSLEAYVPYAILRSVYSQYYMKSPSMPLALLSVSPHHSPAISLSHASPAAKHPRGDSTPQHSGNESGFFKGSSSHSQEHLYDMDSGSLRGTDGKHRNVRRSGPLDYSSSRKVKFVEGSTSGSTGPSPLPRFAVSRSGPLMYK